The genomic stretch ACCCCCACCCGGTCGGCCTGCACCTCCTGGGTGGTAAAGCCGCTCAGTCGGCTCATCTCGCCAGGGTGCGGCGTGACGACGATCTGCTCGCTGGCCAGCTTGCCCGGGCTGATGCTGTTCTTTGCCAGCAGGTTGAGCCCGTCGGCGTCGATTACGAGCGGGAGCTCGCACTTCTTCATGAGTTCCAGGACGGCCTCGCCGCTTGCCGCGTCGGTCGGGATCCCAGGGCCAATGAGCACCGCCGTGCACGAGGAAGCCGCTTCAAGCAGCCGCGCTCCCGCCCCCTTGCCGTAGCCGCCCTCGTCGTTCTCGGTGAGCAGCTCGGTCATGGTCTCGACCGACTGGGGCGCCACGACCGATTCCAGCCCGCGCGGAATGGCCAGTGTCACGAGGCCCGCGCCAATGCGGTGCGCCGCGCGCGAAGCCAGAACGCCCGCGCCCGACTTCCCGTGGGAGCCAGCAATGGCCAGCAGGTGGCCGAAATTTCCCTTGTGGGCGTCCGGCAAGCGGTGAAAGAGTCCCGGCCAGACGTCCTCGGGCGTAAGCAGGTAGGTGCTCCCCTGGTGGGCGTCGAGCATCTCGAAGGGAAGCGAGATCTCGATCTCGAACATCTCGCCGCAATGGGCGCGTCCGGGCTCGATCCAGTGGCCGGGCTTCATGCCGCCATAGGTACAGGTGATGTCAGCCTGCACCGCCGTTCCCATCACATGGCCGGTATCGGCGGAGATCCCCGAGGGGATATCCAGGGCGAAGATCATTCCCGGCGTGTCGTTCATCATCTCGATGGCATCGGCCATGGCGCCGCGCACTTCACTCTCAAGCCCCGTGCCCAGCAGCGCGTCGATCACAATCTCGCTGTCTGCCAGGTCCTCGGCGAGGTCCTTCATGCTCTGTTCGTCGCCCACGTCGTCGACGAGGTCGCCGCCCATGCCCATCCAGGCATCGAGCATCGCGCGAGCGTCACCACTCACTGCGTCAATCGGCGCAAACAGGTGCACGCGCACCTGGGCGCCGTGGTTCTGCAGGTGGCGCGCCACTACAAAGCCATCACCGCCGTTGTTTCCCTTGCCGCACAGCACGCTCACCGGCATGCCGGCGGCGCCGCCCGTTTTTTCCAGAATGATCTGGAAGGTCTTGAGCCCGGCGTTCTCCATGAGAACAAGGCCCGGAATCCGGGCCTCTTCGATGGCGCGCTTGTCGAGCGCGCGCATTTCTTCAGCGCTATAGAGCGGTTTCATCGTCCCCCCTGCCCATTCTTCGGGGCTTCGGCCTTTTCAACGAGTTCGAGCATCTCGCGCACCGCGCGCTCCATGCCCACGAGCACCGCGCGCGAGACGATGGAATGCCCAATATTGAGCTCGGCGATCTCGGGCATGGCAGCGATGGCCCCCACATTGCGGTAGTTCAGACCATGTCCGGCGTTGACGCTCATTCCCAGCTTGCTGGCCGTGCGCACCGCATTGGTGA from Chrysiogenia bacterium encodes the following:
- a CDS encoding NAD(P)H-hydrate epimerase — protein: MKPLYSAEEMRALDKRAIEEARIPGLVLMENAGLKTFQIILEKTGGAAGMPVSVLCGKGNNGGDGFVVARHLQNHGAQVRVHLFAPIDAVSGDARAMLDAWMGMGGDLVDDVGDEQSMKDLAEDLADSEIVIDALLGTGLESEVRGAMADAIEMMNDTPGMIFALDIPSGISADTGHVMGTAVQADITCTYGGMKPGHWIEPGRAHCGEMFEIEISLPFEMLDAHQGSTYLLTPEDVWPGLFHRLPDAHKGNFGHLLAIAGSHGKSGAGVLASRAAHRIGAGLVTLAIPRGLESVVAPQSVETMTELLTENDEGGYGKGAGARLLEAASSCTAVLIGPGIPTDAASGEAVLELMKKCELPLVIDADGLNLLAKNSISPGKLASEQIVVTPHPGEMSRLSGFTTQEVQADRVGV